One window of the Magnolia sinica isolate HGM2019 chromosome 19, MsV1, whole genome shotgun sequence genome contains the following:
- the LOC131235663 gene encoding uncharacterized protein LOC131235663 isoform X2, producing MLKKISLVLFMGFIAWAYQAIQPPPPKICGSSNGPPITAPRIKLRDGRYLAYKEDGVPRDKAKYKFIFIHGTDSCRHDALKLSPELTEELGVYLLSFDRPGYGESDPNPKRTEKSTALDIEELADQLELGSKFYVIGYSMGGQVAWTCLKYIPHRLAGVVMLTPVVNYWWPGLPANISNEAYKRQPVRDQWALRVAHYAPWLAYWWNSQKWFPTHSVAARSPNILSSEDKKLFSNFEERKQLKAQVRQQGDFETIHRDMIIGFGSWEFSPTDLDNPFPNNEGSVHLWQGDQDLLVPVAPQRYIAEKLPWIHYHEVPGAGHFFGYAAGFGDVVVKALLLEA from the exons ATGCTTAAAAAGATATCACTGGTTTTGTTTATGGGCTTCATAGCGTGGGCTTATCAGGCCATTCAACCCCCACCTCCTAAGATCTGTGGATCTTCAAATGGGCCTCCCATTACAGCGCCCAGGATTAAGCTCAGAGATGGAAGGTATCTAGCCTATAAAGAAGATGGTGTCCCCAGAGATAAAGCCAAgtataaattcatttttattcatgGCACTGATTCTTGCAGACACGATGCATTGAAGCTTTCTCCG GAGTTGACGGAAGAATTAGGAGTCTATTTGTTGTCATTTGACAGACCTGGGTATGGAGAGAGCGATCCAAATCCAAAAAGGACAGAGAAAAGCACAGCTTTAGATATAGAAGAACTTGCTGATCAGTTGGAGCTTGGATCCAAATTCTATGTAATTGGGTATTCTATGGGAGGACAGGTTGCTTGGACGTGCCTCAAATACATCCCCCACCG GCTAGCAGGAGTGGTAATGCTTACTCCAGTTGTAAACTACTGGTGGCCTGGTCTTCCTGCCAATATATCTAACGAAGCGTACAAGCGGCAACCTGTTCGGGACCAATGGGCACTTCGAGTAGCTCACTATGCCCCTTGGTTGGCATACTGGTGGAATAGTCAAAAGTGGTTTCCCACTCACAGCGTTGCAGCTCGTAGCCCCAATATTCTTTCCTCCGAAGATAAGAAACTATTTTCCAATTTTGAAGAAAGAAAACAATTGAAG GCACAGGTAAGGCAGCAAGGCGATTTCGAGACCATCCACCGCGACATGATCATTGGTTTCGGGAGTTGGGAATTCTCACCCACGGATCTTGACAACCCATTCCCCAACAACGAAGGATCAGTGCACCTATGGCAGGGTGATCAGGACTTGCTGGTGCCCGTCGCCCCTCAGCGTTACATCGCTGAAAAGCTTCCTTGGATTCACTATCACGAGGTTCCTGGTGCGGGCCATTTTTTTGGATATGCAGCTGGTTTTGGCGATGTTGTAGTTAAGGCACTTCTACTTGAAGCTTAG
- the LOC131235663 gene encoding uncharacterized protein LOC131235663 isoform X1, with protein MAGLNRKISAASARAHTRKSKQGSSFRLPSGMLKKISLVLFMGFIAWAYQAIQPPPPKICGSSNGPPITAPRIKLRDGRYLAYKEDGVPRDKAKYKFIFIHGTDSCRHDALKLSPELTEELGVYLLSFDRPGYGESDPNPKRTEKSTALDIEELADQLELGSKFYVIGYSMGGQVAWTCLKYIPHRLAGVVMLTPVVNYWWPGLPANISNEAYKRQPVRDQWALRVAHYAPWLAYWWNSQKWFPTHSVAARSPNILSSEDKKLFSNFEERKQLKAQVRQQGDFETIHRDMIIGFGSWEFSPTDLDNPFPNNEGSVHLWQGDQDLLVPVAPQRYIAEKLPWIHYHEVPGAGHFFGYAAGFGDVVVKALLLEA; from the exons ATGGCTGGATTGAATAGGAAGATCTCAGCCGCATCTGCAAGGGCCCACACCAGGAAATCAAAGCAGGGAAGTTCCTTCCGATTGCCTTCAG GTATGCTTAAAAAGATATCACTGGTTTTGTTTATGGGCTTCATAGCGTGGGCTTATCAGGCCATTCAACCCCCACCTCCTAAGATCTGTGGATCTTCAAATGGGCCTCCCATTACAGCGCCCAGGATTAAGCTCAGAGATGGAAGGTATCTAGCCTATAAAGAAGATGGTGTCCCCAGAGATAAAGCCAAgtataaattcatttttattcatgGCACTGATTCTTGCAGACACGATGCATTGAAGCTTTCTCCG GAGTTGACGGAAGAATTAGGAGTCTATTTGTTGTCATTTGACAGACCTGGGTATGGAGAGAGCGATCCAAATCCAAAAAGGACAGAGAAAAGCACAGCTTTAGATATAGAAGAACTTGCTGATCAGTTGGAGCTTGGATCCAAATTCTATGTAATTGGGTATTCTATGGGAGGACAGGTTGCTTGGACGTGCCTCAAATACATCCCCCACCG GCTAGCAGGAGTGGTAATGCTTACTCCAGTTGTAAACTACTGGTGGCCTGGTCTTCCTGCCAATATATCTAACGAAGCGTACAAGCGGCAACCTGTTCGGGACCAATGGGCACTTCGAGTAGCTCACTATGCCCCTTGGTTGGCATACTGGTGGAATAGTCAAAAGTGGTTTCCCACTCACAGCGTTGCAGCTCGTAGCCCCAATATTCTTTCCTCCGAAGATAAGAAACTATTTTCCAATTTTGAAGAAAGAAAACAATTGAAG GCACAGGTAAGGCAGCAAGGCGATTTCGAGACCATCCACCGCGACATGATCATTGGTTTCGGGAGTTGGGAATTCTCACCCACGGATCTTGACAACCCATTCCCCAACAACGAAGGATCAGTGCACCTATGGCAGGGTGATCAGGACTTGCTGGTGCCCGTCGCCCCTCAGCGTTACATCGCTGAAAAGCTTCCTTGGATTCACTATCACGAGGTTCCTGGTGCGGGCCATTTTTTTGGATATGCAGCTGGTTTTGGCGATGTTGTAGTTAAGGCACTTCTACTTGAAGCTTAG